Genomic window (Oenanthe melanoleuca isolate GR-GAL-2019-014 chromosome 1A, OMel1.0, whole genome shotgun sequence):
AATAAGTAGCTGACGTAGCACTGTCACAAGTAGTGCTTGTTTTAAATTGTGCTAACAGTAACATGGAGTGTCTGTGCTGTCTTGTATATCCACACAGTCTTTCTGCCGCAATGCTGAGTCTTTTTCTGTCTGAGTTCATTTGAATCACTGTCAATATGTTAGTTTCCATTTTAATTCTGTGTCATTAAAACATATACTTTAAAGAGTGTTCTTTTTCTACATATGAAATGGGATTCCATGGAAAGCTTGATGGATTTTCTCCTTTGAAAGAGAAGCCCACATAGTTTAAACTTCATGCTTAGTTGTGTGAAAGCATTATCATCTGATTTTTTAGATGTTAAAACCTGTAACATCTCTACAGTTCCCAGCTTAAATAGTTCTCTGTTGCTTCACATTTTGTAGACTTTTTcgttataaaaaaataaagaatttagcAAATGGCTAAAACTCATATTTGTAGCAGAGAAAAGTGTAAGCAGATTGAAAACAGTTTGAATACAGTTTTGCAACATGGGTATTCCTTTTGTAGTAACCATTTTCATAGTATTGTAAAAAGTCATGAAGTGTTTGCAAAAATATTCCCAGTGAAGACACATTTATGCCAATATTAGCTGCTAACAGAGAGTGGATTTGGGGCAGCGTGACATGAGTTCATGTTATTTTCCTGTGAAGTAAGGGTTGATTGAAACCCTTGCCATGTAGTAATTGATTTTTACAATGTCTCTCCTTATAGGTATTTAAAATAGGCGTAATCTACGCTTACGTTCAACTCAGTCTTTTAACAAGTGGTTTAGAGAAGTATGAGACCCTTTCTGCTTTTATAAATCATCTCCATCGTCTGTGCTAAAGCTgcttcttctgctgctctcttttGATGCAGCTGGAGACGTGGAGGACAAGAGTGGGTCTGTTCCAAACGGTGACACTGTGTCATCCAACAAAATTTCCTCCAGTCGTTGTTCTTCTTTCAAAGCTGCGCTGAAGGACAAATCCGTGAAGTGCGAAAGTGGATCGGAAAAGGCTGTGGATCCATCGCAGACAGCAGAATTTTGTCCATGTGCCAGAGGCATTTGTTGAGGGTAGTCTGCAGAGTTCTCCTCTGGGTAAGACTGCTGCTTGATGACCTGTGCAGCTAAATCGACAGCACTGAGTGAAGACATGACGGGAAGGCCATGTGCACGTGCCTGGATCTCCAGTTCCTAATGttccaaacaaaaataattagacaacaattttaaaggaaaaaacaatctCTTCAGAACAATTGCAGAAAGTATAAGAATTATCCACGAAAATTTATTATACCTGTTGCCCAATTGTGggattaaaattttaaatactaattttttttatctaaGAAAATTTGCCACTCAAGTCTTTTTATATCGCCTTCTGTCATTAATAAACTATCCTACAGGAACAGAAGAGGTAGGACAGCCTCTCTAAAACCATTGCATGCTGAATCTAATGAAGGTTGCAGAAAAATGTTGCAACTTGATAGTTTATTATAAAACTGCtatccagagaaaaagaagattcTTTACTTGATAATGCTTATATTATACAGATAAATGAGTAAATCATTATCTGTAAGATGGTCGGTTTTATGTCCATCTACCTATCTACCCATTCCATTTCCATAGGTTTGTGTCTATATTAGAATCTTGCTTTTCCAGCCATGAAGGACTATGGTTTGCCTCTTTGTGTCAAAAGCAGATACAACATAAGACACTCTTACCAATGAGTGTAATACATTAAATAGTTTgatagggaaaaataaaatactgtggAGAACTTTGTGTCCAGTATTGATATTTGGCTGC
Coding sequences:
- the TFEC gene encoding transcription factor EC isoform X2 yields the protein MAPANMGLTNASCPANLPVKRELTEADTRAMAKERQKKDNHNLIERRRRYNINYRIKELGTLIPKSNDPDMRWNKGTILKASVEYIKWLQKEQQRARELEHRQKKLEHANRRLLLRIQELEIQARAHGLPVMSSLSAVDLAAQVIKQQSYPEENSADYPQQMPLAHGQNSAVCDGSTAFSDPLSHFTDLSFSAALKEEQRLEEILLDDTVSPFGTDPLLSSTSPAASKESSRRSSFSTDDGDDL